A region from the Panicum hallii strain FIL2 chromosome 1, PHallii_v3.1, whole genome shotgun sequence genome encodes:
- the LOC112896794 gene encoding nascent polypeptide-associated complex subunit alpha, muscle-specific form-like, producing the protein MRTVIQASLPTLDDGGLVVQQVRGDPNRSIRIPSTSPDSPRRVDPNTSQSSHGAPAPSGRGKELKAASSRSSRDQEEDRSRRLRHGDGSFVGEPDPKRQKTTESWEQSSSQAPPLPPHHQQQTQGRTTRPASSSASTGDSSADRSGPHQASSTTTAEGSATSPIAPPAPPAAAEVRAGAPVAETAPRMEATPPTTVGGEAAPAASAGATAGAPPIEPAAEGRAVKMPLEAPTTGAATAEVPPAATTAEAPPATGAAEVPPAVVASEAAEADG; encoded by the exons ATGCGGACGGTGATCCAGGCATCTCTGCCTACCCTCGACGACGGTGGCTTGGTGGTCCAGCAGGTGAGGGGTGACCCCAATCGCAGCATCCGGATCCCTAGCACTTCGCCCGACAGCCCCCGGCGCGTCGATCCAAACACCAGCCAGTCCAGCCATGGAGCCCCGGCACCCTCCGGCAGAGGGAAGGAGCTGAAGGCAGCCAGCTCTCGGAGCAGCAGGGACCAAGAGGAGGATAGGTCGCGGAGGCTCCGCCACGGTGACGGATCCTTTGTGGGGGAGCCGGACCCCAAGCGTCAGAAGACAACGGAGTCATGGGAGCAGAGTAGCTCCCAggctccgccgctgccgccccatCACCAGCAGCAGACACAAGGGAG GACTACTCGCCCTGCCTCTTCTTCTGCTTCCACCGGCGACTCCTCGGCCGACAGGTCCGGCCCCCATCAAGCTTCTTCCACAACCACTGCTGAGGGGTCAGCAACTTCACCGATAGCACCTCCAgccccgcccgcggccgcggAGGTCCGGGCCGGAGCTCCAGTGGCTGAGACCGCACCTCGAATGGAGGCGACCCCTCCAACCACGGTGGGCGGAGAGGCTGCTCCGGCGGCTTCAGCAGGAGCCACGGCGGGGGCGCCCCCTATAGAGCCAGCTGCGGAGGGGCGCGCGGTGAAGATGCCATTGGAGGCGCCAACTACGGGGGCAGCCACAGCAGAGGTACCCCCGGCAGCGACCACGGCAGAGGCACCCCCAGCAACTGGTGCGGCAGAGGTGCCCCCGGCGGTGGTCGCATCAGAGGCCGCAGAAGCAGATGGTTAG